The Maniola hyperantus chromosome 21, iAphHyp1.2, whole genome shotgun sequence sequence AGAATATGTAAAAACCTTACCTGCAGCATTTTCAGGTACTTTACAAAAGGCGACACTCGTATTACCACTTAGAAATTCCAAAAGACGAGCTCTAAATGAGCGAATACGCCAGGTCTTTATGAAAGTCATTGCGATGTAAATCGGCGTAAAAAGCATAATTACTATTTTGCTTTACACGGGTATCCACTAAACAAAACTCCTTCTCATTTTCACAAGTTTGTTCAATATTAAATCCAATAAAAACCCAAGCTCACTGCTATTCGAGTATTGATTCCAAAGTACATACTATCTGCACATGATATAATCCAATAATGtatgatataaaaggaaaatggagttactacctaattatataatatctattcACTTAAATTCGATTAAAAACACGTTTATATCTATGTTTATTttcacaagaaaaaataaattagaacACCAAAATCTGCGTAAATTTCGCACTCTCCCAATCGCGAAGAGCTTCCAAAATGAAATGTCAAACTCAACTCAACTCAACTGTCAAAAGTCGCAACTGACAAGTGACAATGACTTTATCAAATGTCAAACCAAGTGACAAAAATACTTACGTTCCATTTTACGTTAATAACTAACCAAACAACAACAACTACGTTAATAAACTGCAGGTTCCATTTCTGTTTCATTTTgaattgcatcatcacttaacaccaggtgagtcaagggctagcttgtaactaaataaataaataaaaaagctacaTCCCATTGAATAGTCGGTCCTTCGAGCCAGATAGCTACTGCACTCGATAATGCTCAGAGATCTACTACGCGCATCCTGATTCCTGAACCTGTGTCCTGTACAATATACGACAATAACGTCATCTTCTTCAATTTTCGCAATGCGTTCAGATATTTagctttgtaggtaggtacctacaagctAAATCTGACCTACCAGATACTTCTGCCAATTTAGCACCTAGGgatttatacctaactagcttattcccgcgacttcgtccgcgtggactacacacatttcaaacccctattttaccccctaagggattgaattttcaataattgtacctacgtcataatggatatctgcatgccgaatttcagcccgatccgtcattGATCAAACAGTCAGTGAGTCAACTTTTCGTTTTACATATAGattgaaaataagtacctaggtaggtagttacctagGCAGATGTTTGCTGGTATCTAGTACCTAAGCAAGTATCCTACCAAATTATTCAGGGGCTCGATTacggtatagttcttgcatttcacgtaggccactgactcatgcttgtgtttgtCGTATCGGTATAATACGTAAGGTActtacactaaatgtgtgcgtttgacgcggtgtcctgcgtgagcgacgaatactacgcgacgcgacgctgcgaacgcgacgaacgcgatcaactcaacggcataccgtgcttgcagccagtgtttccatgtacacggtaattaccgtagatgcaccgtaattcagtcctaatctacggtcaaggtaatatagccattaccttgaccgtgtcaccgtaatacaaaaatcacgttaaaaattcataatatactgcgtaatacgagtacgaatctcagtcacgttagcatatttcgtaatggcaacatttctcttgctctcggttcgagcatcaaatctcagcaatctattttcgtccttattcaagcaattaggaaggagtgaaatgtaaaattaatgagatttaacaaaatattaatatgaataaatccgtttatgaaaaagatattgctatgctaggagagtcggattcagaataatattaataattgattaaaaagctaattcgtgacgttttttcttttaaaaatgacacggtaatttacacggtattcttttagctaatccaccgtaatttaatctagaaacaccgtaattttaacccttcaacacggtaattctcgatttacatatggaaacactgcttGCAGCCTATATGGCAGTCTGCGGCGAGACGCAGACTGCCATATACGCATTAGTCGCGTCGtcgtgtcgcgtcgcgtcgcgtagtattcgtcgctcacgaaGGACCAGCAGGACacgacagcgcttgctcgcgactgattggtccgacatgcacgcacacttacgcaatgaccatgtaaacgacgttaccacaagtaaagttcactagccttcgtgaattgcaagaactgtaaaatGATACTTAgttacagtgtgacgatcgcaatcacctctgctTGACCGACACTAGCTcagtattggctacaatgcattgttagcAAGAAATACCATAAAtacaaccaatcacaacaattgcgattgtaaatgattgatgcgggttttccggaatcgacctTAACCGACCGgtatttaatataggtactctTTATCATGACCTTTTGACCTCTCAATTAGCCATGTACAACGATTAGTCTAAACAGGCTCTATACAATAATATACCAACTTAATTATGTTCAGAGATGATTGTTTCTGCATAATAACACATCAGATAACACTAATTTATTGAACTAGTGCAATGTCCTGACTATTCTGGAAGTAATCGATGTTTGTTGTAAGCGTTTTGTTATCAATCAAAACTTTCCGATATCCTAAgtttaaactaaatttttatattaagagtaggtacgacccATCATGTAGGACCGACTGAATTCGTAGGTATTAATTGTTAAAAACAatactacctatagtacgcgacaggtcgagatggcaatcggggagggaacgccccgcacacccttaCAGCCCCCGCAATgataacccggtgcaggcgagtgcgggtgacgtgcgggtgtgcgggcgtccccccgcctcacacctcGATtgcaacctgtcgcggacttgtacctaattttttttcatgacaATAATATTGTGTTGTCACCAAAAATTGATCATTGGAAAGTTTTTTATATCAATCGGGTacgttacctataggtacttaccataAAATGACCTACCTACACACCTTACAATACTGAAAGAATGACATCAGAAAAAGTCTACCTGCAAATTAGGAATGAATGAGAGGGTGCGTCGAAACTACGTGGTGGTGATTATAGGCTCAGGGTGTTTACAAACTCATATACATTAGTGAACATTAAATAAATCAAGCCGTGGTTATTTACTTTGCTTAGTCGAACTTGGAAGAGCGCGAGAGACACCCGTGTTAAATGTTAATTAATCAATCGTTAGAGAATACGCGATCTGTGAGCACGCCCGGTGAAAGTTAACAAAATGGAGTTGAATTTCATAACGACCCTTATAAAACACGATGTGAACCACAATGTTAAACAGTGCTTCAAATCTAAAAAGCCTTTTGGTAAGttgtttttctaaatatataaaaggaaaagatgactgactgtctgactgactgatctatcaacgcacagctcaaactaccggacggatcgggctgaaatttggcatgcagatagctattatgacgtatgcatccgctaagaaaggatttttgaaaatttaacccctaagggggtgaaatagaagtttaaaatttgtgtagtccatgcggacgaagtcgcgagcataagctagtctttttataatgttaataacATAGTTAATTTACAGGTTTGTACTATTTTACCGGTCATAAGTATAAGAATTTATCAactgtatgtaggtaggtacctacctacttaattgttaaTTTAGTTAGTAACTAAGTTTTACCTATTTATCTGTGCGAAGCTGATTATTTTGTCGCAGCAATTTTACCGGTAAATTAGTCTTTGACGGGTTTTgctatttcaaaataataaaatcataagtTTCTATATTTATTAGATATCGTTTGATCGAGTAGGTATTTTCCTCAACTTGGACTAAATACCTACCAAGTTTGTAgaaattttaagaaaataacCGAAATGCCTAATTAGTAAGTGAATATAGAATTTAAGCCATAGGTGTGTAGTTTCCAGTTTtacagatttttaaatttaactacctacctacctaacgggatgtcttattataattttttttaataggtagtAATATAATAGTAGATGCACAATGCACATGCATATAAATCTTTTAGTTTATGTAGGACTTTTATTACACCAAGAAAACATTTATTGCCCTAACGAGGTGTTGTGTACAGATAAGCTaaagttaaatattattattcaatattCTATATAaccaataaaagtaataaagatATTTGTATCGCTGGAATATATAAACATAACAGAATATTGACCCGATGgaactaggtacttagtattgaaattttatagatacttaggataggtacctactgaaaagaGAGgcttctatacctacctatagttataCAGCTATCAACCAATCAattaatcaaatcatttattgcttatttgggttTACAAATGGTTCTGATACAATTTATTGGACATATTTTTGCCCGActatggcaaagccaaaaggaagggttgtgattttagcaatctatgtatgtaggtagtgtgtatttatatattatgttccaccgtagcgcctaaactatgAACCGATCTTGATGAATGAGTTGTCAGTCGATTCGTTATTTTGTACAAAATCAATATAGCGAATTAAACATTACCCACTTTGGTATATTTAGTGAAGTTACGATTTCGCGATCGAGATGGCCAATAGTTCATTGAACTTCTGTAGCgtaggtactattatttattattaggtaagtaggtatgtagttgcTATTAAAACTAGGATTCACTATTTGCACGCCACATTATCGATTTACGTAGTAGCTAATtagttattacttaattatgCATCAAAGGAAGGGCGCAAACTTCTTTTTGCCTGCAGGCCTAGTACCTAATGAATCTAATGTTTGATGTTTGGAATCATAACAAAGCAGATACACGGACACCACTATCTTGAAAGTCACCTAGTTGACCCTTTGAGGTACCAccacaaagtaggtaggtaggtatatttaatataCGGGTACACCATTGAATATACGGGCATATGTACCACTgtccactacccatattacaaatgctaaaatgtttttgttggtttgtccttcaatcacgcggCAACGGTGCAGTGGATCGACGTAACTATTTAGAATGGATATAGACCCGGAAaatgacatgggctactttttatttcggaaaatcaaagaatttccacgagatttttaaaaacctaaatcctcgcggtcGCGGCAGCGAGGATCACACTCTgaggggcatcagctagttaggtacctacctacataataaattcaatgacttgataatttttttagtccAAAAATCTACAATGCACGACAGCGTAAATTATCATGCCTAGAGGCATAAATGTAGGGAATTCCGCTTAAGCAATTTTACtgctatacttacctataacatccataaaatctatatccatacttcgATACTAAGTATTGTGCTACCTATTATAAagtcgaaagtgtgtctctctatctatctgctagctttttatggCCTAGCCTTTTGATCAATTTTGACTAAGTTAGGCAAATCCCGGGGACGGATATAGGCGACAttttgtcctgaaaaatcaaagtacAGGTACGTACGCCAACTAAAAATCTACTTGGTTAGAATCAACTAATTTTAGGtaaacctagtacctacctacctcctaaCTTAGGGCCTTATGCAATCTAACCAAAGTAATCAAAAAATCTCGAAGTAGGTATTCtagaaaatagtttttaatggGATGTAACTTAATAGGCACAATAGCAGAATAGGAAATTGGTTTCGATGCTTTCCTATCTGGCATGCCTACGGTCATTCTTTGCCTAGGGCCGTTCAGTCACCAGTCAGTCTAGGTGCCTCCTAATAGAGATGCCATCCTATCTATAGGGTAGTCATCGCCCGCAAAAACGGCCTCAACCTAACTAGTACCAAAGATAAGCAGTCGTGCTTGTTGGCATTCAGTGAATTCTCTCTGATCTATTTTAACTGTGCAGTAATTAGGTATGAGGAAAAGAGATCAATGCGATTAAGTTTTGTGAGTTTCATTAGGTTTAGTTGGGACGTACTTTTTtgtataaatacatattatttagcaGGTGGGGGTAGTTTTATAAGATCTGCACAATGCACATCTACTTGGTAATGTCGCATACCCAAAGCTCACCTACGTGACTCGGAGCACACGATTTTTTTGGAATTGCACAGCGGCGCGGGGCCGCGCCGGttgtaaaacaaataatgataACTGTCCGGTTTCGTCGACGATACTATTTAGTTAAACATTAGTCATGTTAGTTagcttaatttatttaattaattctatTAATGCTATTCTACATTGAGCTACGTAACACGTAGCCTATACTAGAACTACACCTAGTTACCAGGTTTTTTTCGAATCTGGTATTTgacaagtatacctacctatagtcaaatcagtatctttttatcaaacgccaAAACACGCGCATAGTATGCGAACCTAGATGAattactggcatgtgacgtcacaatgatttgacgtgcttttttagttaaatcgataatttaaaatggttattacgcttgaaaactaacaaagaacgtggattttacatattttggaagaccctctatttaagtTATATTGCGCCTTTTCCCTTCGAAAAATGATTAGAGCGAGCGCCTAAGTTTTCTCTGCAAAGACTTTTGCGCCATCCTACCAAAACAATGCAACAACCTCTGGAGCAATGAATTTCCTAAAATGAAATTTATGAAATCTCTTCGAAACAATCGACTTttcgaaaataaaatgaaacaaaaacCACTTGAATAATAAATAGAAATTACCTAAAGCATTGCAAGACCCAAAACTACATATTAGATACctagctaatattttttttatttctcttCTCCATGCCTATTATTTACTGATTCCGCTGGTCGGTGAAAACGGCATGGTATTTACATGATGTTGTAAGTAATTTTGTTTAGCTGAAACCAAtcgtctataaataaatatacctaactgGGAAGATACCtaacattagattttatttgcaGTTACAAGAAAAGAAGAGGTCATGGCGATCAGAAGAAAATTTCCAAACAAAATACCGGTAAGTCACAATGGCGTCGATTCTTAATTCTGATCTTCTGAAGTCTTTTTactaactaaatttagagtaaaaATACAGATTAGACCCGAAACAGTTGACACCTAAAATAGATGGGGGGAGTCTTTCCGAAAATTCCTAGCAATTCTCGTGTATTCCCGCGACTACCATTAACAACTAATTTGTACGTTACGCAATACAGATTATGTTCAAAGTGCCATGTAGGTACAGATTTAGTCCACATATTTGCTTCTGGCACTTCCTCTATTCTCTCTAACTCCCTTCTATTCTTTCGCAATATAGTTATATTGATTTTGTTGTAAACACACAGTGCAACACCTCAAACAACTGTGCTGGGGCCATAGTTACAGCCTGAAAAATGTAAGAGTAAGCTAACAGCGGGTGATGGAAAGAGCTATGAGAGtagatgcttggagtttctctacgtgatcatatcagaaatgaggagttcTGTAGGAGAACTGTGTGTTGGCAAGTTgaaagtggcagtgggcaggcacatagttcgaaaaacctcGCACTAGAAAAGcgttgtaagatgatgataatgaagctAACAAACTGATTTTATTTCCAGCTCATCGTAGAAAGATACCACAAGGAGAGAAACTTGCCAACACTGGATAAAACGAAATTTCTAGTCCCTGAAGACATCACAATGTCGCAATTCCTAGTGATTATACGTAACAAAATTAGAATACAGCCAAATCAAGTAAGTGCATGATAGTATGTCGATTAGACATTTGAAAATTTAAGTGTACAAACATAATAACAAAAGAAATGCCCCACATTATGTCTGAGGCTTAGGTTGGGCACACATTGGCTACTATCACCTGAGCAGCTAAGTTTTATTATCAACCATCAAAAGAGTGTTGTTGGAAGCTTAAACTGCTAAAAATTGAACGCTTAGCGCTCAGTTATTCATGAGATCGCTCAGGCGATGGAAGCCAGTGCACATCCAACCTTGATCACCTAAGAACATCTACTTAAAAAATTACTAATTGCATAACTAGAATGATACTTAAACGAGTACGGTAGTACCAACCCAAGAATAATAAATGGAATATTTCCTACCGATTGGCGCTAAGACGGTCTATGAATCTGTTTTccacaaatatattttattactattgataaggattatattattaaaagtagaCTCAAGAACCAATAGGTCAACTCTGTGATAAGTAAACCagctaataagtacctacctgaaaGGCTTGTGATAGCAGAAGCACGCGCGCTTAAAATATGTAAGATAAGTTAGGGCCAGCGCAAACAGACGACGTGGAGTGGAGTAAATTTTTTGATAACTACCTAAACTCAACTTTATGTACAacatacattatacatacaaacatacaacTTAGTTTGAGTTATTATTCAAAAAGTCGCCGCGCTCGGCTCAGCCGGTGCGCTTTAAGCCTTAGGGTCAGGCCAAACGAACGTAATTTTGTGAGTTGTGAGTCGCATAACATTAACTTCAATAACTCATTTTGCGATAGATGTCATATGCCCCAAATAGGTCTTTGAAATATTAAACTCAGTGTAGGATAAATAATTATGCGACTCATAAAATTACGCTTACTTGACTTCACCTTTACTCTTATCTTAGAAACTAATCTTTTAACATTATAAACATGGCATCAGGCGAGCAAACAATTAAGATTTGTAAATTCTAATTGCCACTGGCCATTGATTATACTGCTTAATTGCTTACGAATGAAATCTTTAACGACACTAAAAAAAACAGATGTTTTAATTCATAAATCAAGTCATTACTTGTTTGATTTGTGTATCGAATACAGATGGTTGTCTTatgattttaataaatgttaaattaaatGGCTTATGTGCTCTAAATTACactttaatatttcaaaaaataaataaattattattcaagtCGTTCAAAACTGGATTAATGTTTTGagttttgatttttattatttgcgttTAGTGTTGGCGGATATCCTGCTCGAAGGACCAAAAGCAACattgaataataaaaagttattcATACTAAAACATAGATATCTACTTCATAGAGTAAGATGCCCGATGTTGCTTTGTTGAAAATACTTGAAAAACCCGTGCATGACCCTAGAAATTAAGACAAAATGAACATTTCTTTTGGTGCGTCAAGTTATTTCAAAGTTCAATTGTCTCCCATTTTGGACAGAAAGCAGACAATACCAACTCCAAGCTGATGTATCAGAGACCTTGAAACCGTCTTACGATGTTTATTCTCTTTTGACAGGCTCTCTATCTAATAATCAACAACAGATCGATGCTAAGCATGAGTCTAACTATGGCACAAGCCTACGACCTCTACGGCGATGAGGATGGCTTCCTTTACATCACATACGCCTCTCAAGAAGTTTTCGGTTATCAAGACGGTTAGTGACAATGTTACTTCTTTTCTCTACTATCTTTAACTGTAAGCGCATCACTCAAAACTGCACTGATTGAGAAAAATCTTACACAGCACAAAAGATTCTCCAAACTCAGTCAGAATTAGTTCACTAGTCTGCAAACCAGACGAGCACAAAGTCCTAGCAAATAAGGCCAAAAAAATGTGGTGAAATATTGTGCGCGGAATTCCACGATTTTCGCCCGATTTGTGCTTAACTGTAAGTTAGTAACTCATTCCAGAGAAAATTACAGATATTAGATCTGAGTAGGTTAGTAACTCGTTATTAAACTAGGTACAGTGTTattgcaatgtagatactaagtacattgataaataattacattAATTGAATATACTTTGTTGCAGATATGACGGGGTCAAACAAAGAGGTGCAAGTGATCAGAGATAGATTCCCCAACAAAATCCCGGTAAGAgcaatatataatttaatactaTAATATTGATACTGTATTTGAAAAAGTCTTCAATTTAGTTAACTTAGACTAAGTATAGAAAAACTAATACAGACAAAATTTTAACACGATAATTTTGAATGCTTTAGCCTAGATAACGCAAagggtagataggtaggtac is a genomic window containing:
- the LOC117992196 gene encoding uncharacterized protein, yielding MELNFITTLIKHDVNHNVKQCFKSKKPFVTRKEEVMAIRRKFPNKIPLIVERYHKERNLPTLDKTKFLVPEDITMSQFLVIIRNKIRIQPNQALYLIINNRSMLSMSLTMAQAYDLYGDEDGFLYITYASQEVFGYQDDMTGSNKEVQVIRDRFPNKIPLYVERYAREREIPVLGRNKFLVPQELTMSQFLYIIRTKMKLRDSQALYLLVNDKVLVSHSMTMAQAYEQFRGTDGFLHITYAAQQVFG